A window of Candidatus Omnitrophota bacterium contains these coding sequences:
- the asnB gene encoding asparagine synthase (glutamine-hydrolyzing), translating into MCGICGIFNVDESRQVSSDILIKMRDALVHRGPDDAGEFVQGNVGLAMRRLEIIDLQTGRQPIHNENNRIWIVFNGEIYNFLELREGLIKKGHRFYTKSDTEVIVHLYEEEGIRCVDKLNGMFAFCIWDSAEKRLFLARDRMGQKPLYYRFKNGQLLFASEIKSLLKHPSVSRELDQNSLNEYLTFEYVPAPKSIFKDISKLPASHLMVVQGGKVSLERYWNIRLGWRDNIDEVEASERLFDLLDKAVNRHLISDVPLGIFLSGGIDSSAIAAFAARPLGNRMKTFSVSFDDKTFDESPYAELAADHIKSEHYQMKFSAKDCLEIIPDIYDIIDEPFADASLLPTYILSRFTRQHVTVALGGDGGDELFAGYPTHIAHHFADKIYLKLPYFIRKRILEAVGGRLPVSFNNFSLDFKVKKFISGVGFPADVRHQIWMGAFSPAQKLVLFLPSVRNGLAGRDGLEPLSENFEELAGSDERHADNHLKILFSDMRLYLQDDILTKVDRASMANSLEVRSPFLDNDLVEFVNSLKFTLKFRYPHTKLNFRKLLLARKILPPKIINRGKKGFGIPVARWIHNELRQIICDFLSEDRIKNAGLFNYSYIKQMLKEHFERRKDNRKLIWALFMFELWKERFLD; encoded by the coding sequence ATGTGCGGTATTTGCGGTATATTTAATGTTGATGAGAGCAGGCAGGTATCTTCAGATATATTGATAAAGATGAGAGACGCGCTTGTTCATCGCGGCCCTGACGATGCGGGAGAATTCGTTCAGGGGAACGTAGGGCTGGCAATGAGGCGCCTGGAGATCATAGACCTGCAAACAGGCCGTCAGCCGATCCACAACGAGAACAACAGGATATGGATAGTATTTAACGGTGAAATATATAACTTTTTAGAGTTGAGGGAGGGATTGATAAAGAAAGGGCATAGATTTTACACAAAAAGCGATACAGAGGTCATCGTCCATCTTTACGAGGAAGAGGGTATTCGCTGTGTCGATAAACTTAACGGGATGTTCGCCTTCTGCATATGGGACAGCGCGGAAAAAAGGCTCTTTCTGGCCCGCGATAGAATGGGGCAAAAGCCCCTGTACTACAGATTCAAAAACGGGCAATTGCTCTTTGCGTCTGAAATAAAATCTCTTCTAAAGCACCCTTCGGTATCAAGAGAGCTGGATCAAAATTCTTTGAACGAATATTTGACATTTGAATACGTGCCGGCCCCCAAGAGCATTTTTAAAGACATAAGCAAGCTTCCCGCCTCTCATCTGATGGTTGTGCAGGGCGGGAAGGTGTCGCTTGAGAGATACTGGAATATACGTTTGGGGTGGAGGGATAATATTGATGAAGTTGAGGCATCAGAGAGGCTTTTTGACCTGTTGGATAAGGCGGTAAACAGGCATTTGATCTCAGATGTCCCCTTAGGTATATTTTTAAGCGGAGGCATAGATTCTTCGGCTATCGCGGCCTTTGCCGCCAGGCCACTGGGCAACAGGATGAAGACATTTTCCGTCAGTTTTGATGACAAGACATTTGATGAGTCGCCATACGCGGAACTCGCGGCTGATCATATAAAGTCGGAGCATTATCAGATGAAATTCAGCGCGAAAGACTGCCTGGAGATCATCCCCGATATTTATGACATTATTGATGAGCCCTTTGCCGACGCGTCGCTCTTGCCGACCTATATTCTTTCAAGATTCACCAGGCAACACGTTACGGTAGCGCTGGGCGGCGACGGAGGAGACGAGCTGTTTGCCGGGTATCCGACTCATATCGCCCATCATTTTGCCGATAAAATATACCTGAAACTGCCTTATTTTATAAGAAAAAGGATATTAGAGGCCGTAGGCGGTAGATTGCCGGTTTCCTTCAATAACTTCAGCCTTGATTTTAAGGTAAAGAAATTTATATCCGGAGTCGGCTTCCCCGCGGATGTCAGGCATCAAATATGGATGGGGGCATTCTCTCCCGCGCAGAAGCTGGTCCTGTTTCTGCCTTCCGTAAGAAACGGCCTGGCAGGCAGGGATGGGCTGGAGCCGTTGTCTGAGAATTTTGAGGAGTTGGCAGGATCAGATGAAAGGCATGCCGACAATCATCTGAAGATACTGTTTTCCGATATGCGGTTATATCTTCAGGATGACATTCTGACCAAGGTTGACCGCGCCAGCATGGCGAATTCTTTAGAGGTGCGTTCGCCGTTTCTGGACAATGATTTAGTCGAATTTGTGAATAGCCTCAAATTTACCTTGAAATTCAGATATCCGCATACCAAACTAAATTTCAGAAAGCTGCTTCTTGCGAGAAAGATATTGCCGCCAAAGATTATCAATCGCGGAAAGAAGGGCTTTGGTATACCGGTGGCAAGATGGATACATAATGAGCTGCGGCAGATAATCTGTGATTTCCTGAGCGAAGACAGAATTAAAAATGCCGGCCTGTTTAACTACTCATATATTAAGCAAATGCTGAAGGAACATTTTGAGCGCAGGAAGGACAACAGGAAATTGATCTGGGCATTATTTATGTTTGAATTATGGAAGGAACGGTTTTTGGATTAG
- a CDS encoding thiamine pyrophosphate-dependent dehydrogenase E1 component subunit alpha — translation MEKGPMINYDKNIGDIPREHLVRLYKQMLRIRKVQVRIEEEYPKDEMKTPVHLCKGQEAIPAGMCAHLDKEDYLLSNYRGHGHYLAKGGDLKSLIAELYGRETGCSRGRGGSMHLIDNSVGLLGSSSIVAGGIPIATGAALGSLLQGNKRVTMVLFGDGAVDEGVLYESINFAMLKRLPVIYVCENNLYAVCSHRSNRQPSKDIYERFDGFGISRYKADGNNVVDVYCVGRRAVEDARRGKGPSFIEFCTYRWCGHSGGGTDIELGYRTQEELDAWMERCPLKNFELFLLDRQVISGSDITCFNQAFDKEIDEAFEFARNSPFPDEAEVSKYLYSDGE, via the coding sequence ATGGAAAAAGGCCCCATGATCAATTACGATAAGAATATCGGGGATATCCCCCGGGAGCATTTGGTCCGGCTTTATAAACAGATGTTGAGGATAAGAAAGGTGCAGGTCAGGATAGAAGAGGAGTATCCCAAAGACGAAATGAAGACGCCGGTTCATCTCTGCAAGGGGCAGGAGGCAATACCTGCCGGTATGTGCGCCCATCTGGATAAGGAGGATTACCTTCTTAGTAATTACAGAGGGCACGGCCATTATCTTGCTAAGGGCGGGGACTTAAAATCGCTTATTGCCGAATTATACGGCAGGGAAACCGGTTGTTCCCGCGGCAGGGGCGGCTCAATGCATTTGATCGATAACTCAGTGGGATTACTGGGTTCTTCTTCGATCGTAGCCGGCGGTATACCTATTGCCACAGGGGCCGCCCTCGGTTCTTTGTTGCAGGGAAATAAGCGGGTGACGATGGTATTATTCGGCGATGGGGCGGTTGACGAGGGCGTATTATATGAAAGTATTAATTTCGCGATGCTTAAAAGACTGCCTGTGATATACGTCTGTGAGAATAATCTTTATGCGGTATGCTCTCACAGGAGTAATCGTCAGCCTTCCAAAGATATATATGAGCGTTTTGACGGCTTCGGTATTTCGCGTTACAAGGCGGACGGCAACAATGTGGTCGATGTTTACTGCGTAGGCAGAAGGGCGGTTGAGGACGCGCGCCGCGGTAAAGGGCCTTCTTTTATAGAATTTTGCACTTACAGATGGTGCGGGCATTCGGGGGGCGGCACCGATATAGAGTTGGGGTACAGGACACAGGAAGAATTGGACGCCTGGATGGAAAGGTGCCCGCTTAAAAATTTTGAGCTCTTCTTGCTGGATAGACAGGTAATAAGCGGATCAGATATCACTTGTTTTAATCAGGCCTTTGATAAAGAGATAGACGAGGCATTTGAGTTTGCCCGGAATAGCCCGTTTCCCGATGAGGCGGAAGTATCAAAATATCTTTATAGCGATGGCGAATAG
- a CDS encoding DegT/DnrJ/EryC1/StrS family aminotransferase, translating to MIKERMRVAFGTISITRRSKDLIRDILDSNRVSSGKYVRELEKRFAGLIGTKEAVAVSSGTDADALALAVLYDFGAKRSDEIIVPALSFVATGNAVLQAGFTPVFVDIGRNTLNIEPEKIESAITGKTRAIMPVHLMGKPADMDTINSIAKKHKLFVIEDAAEAYGAVYKGKPVGRLGDMAAFSLYVAHMITTAEGGMVTTDRDDFAEILRSLRSHGRACKCESCLLNTASGHCRKRFQQGGNRDIRFIFERVGFSAKMNELEAAIGLGNMEIYQDILKKRRGNLLYMMKRFKEFEPELYTIKEGPDEQIGPHAFAIILRQGAGFKRDKLVCYLEEHGIDSRNLFLSMPTQCAGFDHLGHKIGDFPNAEYMGDNGLHIGIHQDMGRKELDYVLNVIRDFLSENK from the coding sequence ATGATCAAAGAAAGAATGAGGGTTGCCTTCGGCACAATATCTATTACCCGGAGATCAAAAGATCTAATAAGGGATATCCTTGATTCAAACCGCGTTTCAAGCGGCAAATATGTGAGGGAATTGGAAAAGAGGTTTGCCGGGCTCATAGGTACAAAAGAAGCGGTAGCGGTAAGCAGCGGCACGGACGCGGACGCCCTGGCGTTGGCAGTTTTATACGATTTCGGGGCAAAGAGAAGCGATGAGATCATAGTTCCCGCGCTGTCTTTTGTTGCCACGGGTAACGCGGTACTGCAGGCCGGATTTACCCCTGTATTTGTTGATATCGGCAGGAATACGTTGAATATCGAACCGGAAAAGATCGAATCCGCGATAACCGGAAAAACAAGGGCTATAATGCCGGTTCACCTTATGGGAAAGCCGGCTGATATGGATACGATAAATTCCATAGCAAAAAAACATAAATTATTTGTCATTGAGGACGCGGCTGAGGCATATGGGGCGGTGTATAAGGGCAAGCCGGTAGGAAGGCTCGGCGATATGGCGGCATTCAGCCTTTATGTGGCGCATATGATCACCACTGCCGAGGGAGGGATGGTCACCACCGACAGGGATGATTTCGCGGAGATCCTGAGGTCTTTGCGCTCTCATGGGCGCGCCTGTAAATGCGAGAGCTGTCTGTTGAATACCGCCTCCGGCCATTGCCGGAAACGTTTTCAGCAGGGCGGCAACAGGGATATACGTTTCATATTCGAGCGCGTTGGATTTTCGGCAAAAATGAATGAGCTGGAGGCGGCGATCGGTTTAGGCAATATGGAAATATACCAGGATATCTTGAAAAAAAGGCGCGGAAATCTTCTGTATATGATGAAGCGGTTCAAGGAGTTTGAGCCCGAGCTTTATACTATTAAAGAGGGCCCTGATGAACAGATAGGCCCTCACGCCTTTGCGATCATATTGAGACAGGGCGCCGGGTTTAAAAGGGATAAACTGGTCTGTTATCTGGAGGAGCACGGGATCGACAGCCGCAATCTTTTTCTTTCCATGCCCACGCAGTGCGCCGGCTTTGATCATCTCGGGCACAAGATCGGAGATTTTCCCAACGCGGAATATATGGGCGACAATGGGCTGCATATCGGGATCCATCAGGATATGGGCAGGAAGGAGCTGGATTATGTGCTTAATGTCATACGGGATTTCTTATCGGAGAACAAATGA
- a CDS encoding alpha-ketoacid dehydrogenase subunit beta: protein MANRSKISFDWDKKSIEKEEPGFDHSGKSEARNIPYTQAIYETLEQILAIDSRVFIMGQGVDDPSGMFGATLNLHKKYGSQRIFDTPLSEDALTGVAVGAALVGMRPIYMHNRPDFLLLAMDQIVNHASKWRYMFGGRSNVPIVIWAVIGRGWGSGAQHSQALQGLFMHVPGLKLVMPSTPYDAKGLLVSSVLDDDPVVFIEHRWAFKHTGYVPDKLYAIPFGKGVIRKEGGDVTIVGASYMVIEALRAAEELRTRGIEAEVIDLRTLNPLDEDIILTSLKKTGRLIIVDTGWKTAGVTAEIAAMVSEKGLNFLKKPVKRIAAPDIPTPSGYVLERKFYPGVREVVNAAVELAE from the coding sequence ATGGCGAATAGATCAAAAATAAGTTTTGACTGGGACAAGAAGAGTATAGAAAAAGAGGAGCCCGGCTTTGATCATAGCGGTAAATCAGAGGCCAGGAACATACCTTATACACAGGCCATTTATGAGACGCTTGAACAGATACTTGCCATAGACAGCCGTGTTTTTATAATGGGGCAGGGGGTGGACGACCCATCGGGCATGTTCGGCGCGACATTGAATCTGCATAAAAAATACGGCTCACAGAGAATATTTGATACGCCTTTGTCAGAGGACGCGTTGACAGGGGTCGCGGTAGGGGCGGCGCTTGTAGGCATGCGCCCGATTTATATGCACAACCGGCCCGACTTTCTTCTGTTGGCGATGGATCAGATCGTTAATCATGCCTCAAAGTGGCGTTATATGTTCGGAGGCAGGAGCAATGTCCCGATCGTAATATGGGCGGTCATCGGCCGCGGCTGGGGCTCGGGGGCGCAGCATTCCCAGGCGCTCCAGGGATTATTTATGCATGTGCCGGGGCTTAAGCTTGTTATGCCCAGCACCCCCTATGACGCGAAGGGCCTATTGGTGTCAAGCGTACTTGATGACGATCCGGTAGTGTTCATCGAACACCGATGGGCGTTTAAGCATACGGGTTACGTTCCGGATAAATTATATGCCATACCTTTCGGCAAGGGAGTTATAAGAAAAGAGGGCGGCGACGTTACGATCGTAGGCGCTTCTTATATGGTCATAGAAGCATTGCGCGCGGCAGAGGAGCTAAGAACCAGGGGTATTGAAGCGGAGGTCATAGATTTAAGAACGTTGAACCCTCTGGATGAGGATATTATATTGACCTCTCTGAAGAAGACAGGAAGGCTTATTATAGTTGATACCGGATGGAAGACGGCAGGGGTTACAGCTGAGATCGCGGCGATGGTATCTGAAAAGGGGCTGAATTTTCTAAAGAAGCCGGTTAAAAGGATCGCCGCGCCTGATATCCCTACCCCGTCGGGATACGTCCTGGAGCGTAAGTTCTATCCCGGCGTCCGGGAAGTCGTGAATGCGGCGGTGGAGCTGGCAGAATAG
- a CDS encoding NAD(P)/FAD-dependent oxidoreductase, giving the protein MERAGIVIIGAGVVGLGIAAKVSEQNRSVYVLERHKSFGQETSSRNSEVIHGGIYYDPGSLKAKACVEGNRMLYEICAKNKIPYRQTGKLIVAVNDKETSALEELLKQGGASGARELKILTKTEIARMEPNIKAEAALFSPATGIIDSHSLMKYFVQRLKDNRGDIAYDSNVAGLRRSTDGYEVAIEGSSGDTFKFHAKIVINSAGLESDNIAKMAGINIEDRDYRLKYCKGQYFRVNSPQKCGLINRLIYPVPENNGGLGVHATLDLAGGLRLGPDSRYVERDRFDYNVDVAEKGKFLNSAAGLLPFLEEQDLVPDTAGIRPKLQGKGEGFRDFVIQEESRIGFPGLINLIGIESPGLTAAPAIAEYVEDIVERIG; this is encoded by the coding sequence ATGGAGCGTGCAGGTATAGTTATTATCGGAGCGGGCGTTGTAGGTTTAGGTATAGCCGCAAAGGTTTCTGAACAAAATCGGTCGGTCTACGTTTTAGAACGGCATAAGTCTTTCGGTCAGGAGACAAGCAGCCGCAATAGCGAGGTTATTCACGGAGGTATATATTATGATCCCGGCTCTTTAAAGGCAAAGGCGTGCGTTGAGGGGAATAGAATGCTTTATGAGATCTGCGCAAAAAATAAGATCCCTTACAGGCAGACGGGAAAACTGATCGTAGCAGTAAATGATAAAGAGACGAGCGCGTTGGAAGAGCTTTTAAAACAAGGCGGCGCCAGCGGCGCCAGAGAGCTTAAGATCTTGACAAAGACCGAAATCGCGAGGATGGAGCCGAATATTAAAGCCGAGGCGGCATTATTCTCTCCTGCGACGGGAATAATTGATTCGCACAGTTTAATGAAGTATTTTGTTCAGCGGCTGAAAGATAACAGGGGGGATATCGCTTATGATTCCAATGTGGCCGGCCTGCGCAGGTCAACCGACGGTTATGAGGTTGCCATAGAGGGTTCTTCAGGAGATACTTTTAAATTTCACGCCAAGATCGTGATCAACAGCGCCGGCCTTGAATCAGATAATATAGCGAAGATGGCGGGGATCAATATAGAAGACCGGGATTATAGATTGAAATATTGCAAGGGACAGTATTTCAGGGTGAATTCCCCGCAGAAATGCGGATTAATTAATCGTTTGATATACCCTGTGCCGGAGAATAACGGCGGACTGGGCGTCCATGCTACATTGGATTTAGCGGGAGGCCTGCGGTTAGGGCCTGACAGCCGCTACGTTGAAAGAGACAGGTTTGACTACAATGTTGATGTCGCGGAGAAGGGAAAATTCTTAAATTCCGCGGCAGGGTTGCTTCCTTTTTTAGAAGAGCAGGATTTAGTTCCTGACACCGCGGGCATCCGGCCAAAACTTCAAGGTAAAGGCGAAGGATTCCGTGATTTTGTAATCCAGGAGGAGAGCCGGATCGGGTTTCCCGGCCTTATCAATCTTATCGGCATAGAGTCCCCGGGCCTGACAGCTGCCCCTGCCATAGCTGAATACGTTGAAGATATTGTTGAAAGGATAGGTTAG
- a CDS encoding GDP-L-fucose synthase, giving the protein MIKRDSRILIAGLEGLIGRVLADYFKREGFKGLMLVESSGVDMSDQKAVLNLFKDSRPEYCFLAHVKEGGIGANTKYPAELMYQNLIAQTNMIHCAYMSSVKRLIYFASSCVYPKDCPQPMVEEQVLTGQLEQSSQSYALAKIAGIKMCEAYNKQYGTDFLAVIPATVYGPNDRYDEEDSHVLPSLIIKFHQAKTDKKPEVAIWGTGAPRREFIYADDLANACVSLAGGDIGFKVINIGTGTDIAIRDLAELIKKIVGYEGKIVFDSSRPDGPLRKLLNNDKIRKSGWEASVPLEEGIRKAYDWYRQNTKMAAPTK; this is encoded by the coding sequence ATGATTAAAAGGGATTCCAGGATCTTGATCGCGGGCCTCGAGGGATTAATAGGCAGGGTTCTGGCAGATTATTTTAAGAGAGAGGGTTTCAAGGGATTAATGCTGGTAGAATCATCCGGGGTAGATATGTCTGATCAGAAGGCGGTATTGAATTTGTTTAAAGATTCCAGGCCGGAATATTGTTTTCTTGCCCACGTAAAGGAGGGCGGTATCGGAGCCAATACAAAATATCCGGCAGAATTAATGTATCAAAATCTTATCGCCCAGACGAATATGATACATTGCGCGTACATGAGCTCCGTGAAAAGGCTTATTTATTTTGCCAGTTCTTGTGTCTACCCCAAGGATTGTCCTCAGCCGATGGTTGAAGAACAGGTTTTAACCGGTCAGTTGGAGCAAAGCAGCCAGTCCTACGCGCTTGCTAAGATCGCCGGCATAAAGATGTGCGAGGCATATAACAAACAATATGGGACAGATTTCCTCGCCGTTATCCCCGCGACGGTTTATGGGCCGAATGACCGCTATGATGAGGAAGACAGCCATGTCTTGCCTTCATTGATAATTAAATTTCATCAGGCCAAGACCGATAAAAAGCCGGAAGTGGCTATTTGGGGGACAGGCGCGCCGCGCCGTGAATTCATTTATGCGGATGATTTAGCTAATGCCTGCGTATCCCTGGCAGGCGGTGATATTGGGTTTAAGGTCATAAATATCGGCACAGGGACGGATATCGCGATCAGGGACCTGGCGGAGTTGATAAAGAAAATAGTCGGCTATGAGGGAAAGATAGTTTTTGACAGTTCCAGGCCGGACGGACCCCTCAGGAAACTTTTAAATAACGATAAGATCAGAAAATCGGGATGGGAGGCATCGGTGCCTTTAGAGGAAGGGATAAGGAAGGCCTACGACTGGTACAGGCAAAACACTAAAATGGCCGCTCCAACTAAATAA
- a CDS encoding glycosyltransferase family 2 protein translates to MEEAGFKILSVVMPVYNEKDNIEECLERLNSVLTGLGSSFEVICVDDGSTDGTNEILSVLAKKYPYMRVLQFKKNFGQTAALSAGFDHAKGDLIVTLDSDLQNKPEDIPALIKAMGAGYDVVCGWRRKRRDKLITRRIPSRIANSIISFVTGIKLHDYGCTLRAYRAELVKQVKLYGEMHRFIPALLGWNGAVIAEVEVDHAARTRGRSKYGILRTFKVILDLVTVKLLTSYSTKPIYMFGGPGLILLFFGFISFLIVAYRAILLHRLSATPLIFIMVVLFISGIQMVLTGLLAEINIRTFYEAQNKKIYIMKNKIHP, encoded by the coding sequence ATGGAAGAAGCTGGTTTTAAGATTTTATCTGTAGTGATGCCGGTCTATAATGAAAAAGATAACATTGAAGAGTGTCTTGAGCGCTTGAATAGCGTTTTGACCGGCCTGGGTAGTAGTTTTGAGGTAATATGCGTTGATGACGGCTCAACCGATGGAACAAATGAGATCCTGAGCGTCTTGGCAAAAAAATATCCCTATATGCGCGTGCTTCAATTTAAGAAAAACTTTGGCCAGACAGCCGCCCTATCCGCCGGTTTTGACCACGCCAAAGGCGATCTGATCGTTACCCTGGATTCAGATCTGCAGAACAAACCCGAAGATATCCCGGCGTTGATAAAGGCAATGGGGGCCGGATACGACGTAGTTTGCGGCTGGCGAAGAAAAAGAAGGGACAAATTGATAACCCGCAGGATCCCTTCCCGCATAGCCAACAGCATTATTTCTTTTGTAACGGGGATAAAGCTCCATGATTACGGCTGTACTCTCAGGGCTTATCGGGCAGAATTAGTTAAACAGGTCAAACTTTACGGCGAAATGCACAGGTTTATACCCGCGCTCCTGGGTTGGAATGGGGCCGTTATCGCCGAGGTAGAGGTGGATCATGCCGCCAGGACAAGGGGAAGGTCAAAGTACGGGATCCTTCGCACATTTAAGGTTATTCTGGACCTGGTAACCGTTAAGCTGCTTACGTCCTATTCCACAAAGCCCATCTATATGTTTGGAGGCCCTGGATTGATCTTGTTATTCTTCGGGTTTATATCCTTCCTGATCGTGGCATACAGGGCCATCTTATTGCACCGGCTAAGCGCCACGCCGCTGATATTCATAATGGTTGTACTTTTTATTTCAGGTATCCAAATGGTCCTTACCGGTTTATTGGCAGAAATAAATATCCGGACCTTTTACGAGGCCCAGAATAAAAAAATTTATATTATGAAAAACAAAATACACCCGTAG
- a CDS encoding radical SAM protein translates to MDKRLDLLLVNPGNRAQMYGRLGESLAGIEPPLWCGLIAGFIREQGYSVGIIDADAENWSPEYTAEKIAELNPLLAGIVVLGTNPSASSTPKMTAVSELLNVLHSKGSAVKTILSGLHPSALPEQTIREEKVDFVCQGEGFYTFLKTLEALRSGKRPEDCGIEGLWYMDDTGVRAPAPASLIEDLDRLPFAAWDLLPMHKYKAHNWHCFEDLDKRSPYAVIFTSLGCPFNCSYCPIHAFYGKCGIRFRSPEKVIEEIDILVKNYNVRNIKILDELFVIKKERLTRICELIIQRGYRLNIWAYARVDTVSGDILPAMKRAGINWLCFGVESASGGVREGVAKRISQDKISEAVDMTKRAGIHTLGNFIFGLPDDTLESMRKTLDMSKELNFEYVNFYVAMAYPGSDLYRDAVRDGRELPGQWHAYGQYAEDTLALATKHLSSAEVLRFRDSAFREYFSDPAYIEMIRKRFGSKVVDHIKDMLRTTIRRKYA, encoded by the coding sequence GTGGATAAGCGGTTAGACCTATTGCTGGTAAACCCCGGTAATCGCGCTCAGATGTACGGCAGATTAGGCGAGTCTCTGGCCGGCATCGAACCTCCTCTGTGGTGCGGGTTGATCGCCGGGTTCATCCGCGAGCAGGGATATTCTGTAGGGATCATTGACGCGGATGCGGAGAACTGGAGCCCGGAATACACGGCAGAGAAGATCGCCGAGTTAAATCCGCTTTTGGCCGGTATCGTTGTTTTGGGGACCAATCCATCCGCTTCTTCCACGCCTAAAATGACCGCGGTGAGCGAACTCCTGAACGTCCTGCATAGCAAGGGTAGCGCTGTGAAAACGATCCTTTCCGGGCTTCATCCTTCCGCGCTTCCTGAACAAACCATCAGGGAGGAGAAGGTAGATTTTGTATGCCAGGGCGAGGGATTTTATACCTTTCTTAAAACCCTGGAGGCATTAAGATCCGGGAAAAGGCCGGAAGATTGCGGAATAGAAGGGCTTTGGTATATGGATGATACCGGCGTAAGAGCGCCCGCGCCCGCATCTTTGATCGAGGATCTTGACCGCCTTCCTTTTGCCGCCTGGGATCTTTTACCTATGCATAAGTATAAGGCCCATAACTGGCACTGCTTCGAGGATTTAGACAAAAGAAGCCCCTATGCGGTGATCTTCACCAGTTTGGGATGCCCGTTTAATTGCAGCTATTGTCCCATACATGCCTTCTATGGTAAATGCGGCATTCGTTTTCGCAGCCCGGAGAAGGTAATAGAGGAGATAGATATTTTAGTTAAAAATTATAATGTGCGCAATATCAAGATCCTTGATGAGTTGTTTGTGATCAAGAAAGAGCGCCTTACGCGTATATGCGAGCTTATTATCCAAAGGGGGTACAGGCTCAATATCTGGGCATACGCGCGCGTTGATACGGTTAGCGGCGATATACTGCCGGCGATGAAACGGGCGGGGATCAACTGGCTTTGCTTTGGCGTTGAGTCCGCGAGCGGCGGTGTCCGTGAAGGTGTCGCAAAAAGGATATCCCAGGATAAAATATCAGAGGCCGTTGATATGACAAAGCGCGCGGGTATTCATACGCTCGGCAATTTTATATTCGGGCTGCCTGATGATACTCTGGAATCCATGCGGAAGACCCTGGATATGTCAAAGGAGCTTAATTTTGAATACGTGAATTTTTATGTAGCCATGGCCTATCCCGGGTCAGACCTGTACAGGGATGCCGTAAGAGACGGCAGAGAGCTTCCGGGGCAATGGCATGCGTATGGCCAGTATGCGGAAGATACTTTGGCGCTGGCGACCAAGCACCTTTCATCCGCGGAGGTTCTGCGCTTCAGGGACAGCGCCTTCCGTGAATATTTCAGCGATCCGGCATATATAGAAATGATCCGGAAAAGGTTCGGATCGAAGGTTGTGGATCATATCAAAGATATGTTAAGGACAACAATACGCAGGAAATACGCGTAA